The following nucleotide sequence is from Melioribacteraceae bacterium.
AAAAGCTTTATGATGAAGAAGGTTATTTGAATGCTAAAATTACACCTCAGTTTTTCACTTATTTGCGTGCCGATACTTCAGGAAAACAAATTACCGTTACATGGAGAAATGAAAAAGATTTTTCTTGGGAAATTGAAACCGAATATGATTTTAATCCAAATATTCCAACTCGTATAATTGATAGAGTTATAAATCGTAAAGTGTTGGTTTATGAAATTGATGAAGGTGATGAAGTTATTGTGCGTAAAATCTCCTTTGTCGGTAATGAAGCTTTTGACGACAGCGATCTTAAAAGTACTTTCGATGAAACTACAGAAGCGGCTTGGTGGAGATTTTGGTCAAGCTCTAATTTGAAAAAAGAAGATTTAGAGAAAGACAAAAGCTTATTAAAAGATTTTTATAACGAAAACGGTTACCGTGATTTTGAGATATTAAAAGACACTTTAATTTACAACGAAAATAAGACAGACGTTGAAGTTCAGATCTCCGTTTTCGAAGGACCTCAATATAAAATTAGAAACGTTTATTGGAATGGTAATACAGTTTATCCTGATTCTGTTCTTTCACAAAGATTAAATTTCTCTAAAGGGGATGTTTATAATTATACAAAATTTAATCAGAACCTACGCTTTAACGAAAATCAAACTGACGTAACTGCAATTTATCAAGATAATGGCTACCTCGGATTTAATCTCCAAACTCGTGAAGAAAAGGTCGCCGCTGATTCTCTTGACATTCATGTTAACATAGTAGAAGGAAATAGATTTAGAGTTGGCCAAGTTAGTGTTGAAGGAAACACAAAAACTAAGGACAAAGTAATTAGAAGAGAACTTTATACAGTCCCCGGTGATTATTTTAGTCGAAACGGAATTTTCAGAAGTATTCAGCAGCTTTCTAACTTACAATACTTTAATGTAGAAAAACTTTATACAGAAGGCGTTGATTATCGTCCAGCTAACGATAGTACTGTAAATCTAATTTATAGAGTAGAAGAAAAATCGAGTGACTACTTGAATGCTTCTGTTGGTTATAGCGGTAGTTTCGGATTTTCCGGTGCTATTGGTGTTACTTTAACGAACTTTTCTATCGCCGAACCTTTCCAACTTGGTGGTGGACAAATCCTAAATTTCAATTGGCAATTTGGCGTTGGTAACTATTATAGAACATTTAGTTTTGGTTTTACAGAACCATGGTTCCTTGATACACCTACACTGGTTGGTTTTGATTTGTTCGATACAAGACAGCGATATATTTACGATTTAAGACAATCAGGCATCACTCTAAAATTAGGTCGAAGATTAACATGGCCTGATAACTTTTTCTATGTCCAAGGAAGATTTAAATTTCAGTACAATGATATTATCGAAGGACGCGGATTTTATACAGAAGGGCTATCAAGACAATATTCTGTCGGAGCAACAATCTCGCGTAGTGATATTGATAATCCGATTTTCCCATCACGCGGAACTAAATTTAGTGTAAGCGGAGAACTTAATGGTGGTCCCCTTTTACCAGGTGAAGTGGATTACTATAAATTTGAATTCGGGTTTGAATGGTATAAAAGATTATTCAATTCAAACCGGCTAACATTTTATGCTTCGGCAAACCTAGGCTACATGGATGAGCTTAGAGCAGGTACACCTATAAATCCATTTGAATATTATTTTATGGGCGGTAATGGTCTAATTATTGCCACAACTCCGTTAAGAGGATATGACGATAGATCAGTCGGACCTAAAAACCCAAACAACTTGGATGATATAATCGGTGGTAGAGTAATGACTAAATACACTGCCGAAATTCGAGCAGCAATTACTCTTGATCCTATTCCGCTATACTTTTTGACATTTGTTGAAGCCGGAAATGTTTTTCTCGATATTCCAAACACTGATTTTTTTGAGTTAAAACGCTCGGTTGGTGTCGGTGCAAGAATTATGATTAACCCAATAGGTTTAATAGGTTTTGATTTTGGTTATGGTTTTGACAGACCTTCTGTTGACGGCCAAGATCCACAATGGCAATTCCATTTTCAATTCGGAAGAGGATTTTAATTAAATAATAATAATGAGGTAAATGTGAAAAAGGTATTTTTATTTTCAATTGTTCTTCTTTTTATGACAGTTGCTTTAACAGCACAAACAACCGGTCTAAAGGTTGGATTTGTTGATTCACAGGTAATTTTGAATCAATATCCTCCCGCAATTAAAGCACAAAGTGATCTAGACGCAATGATCCAAAACTGGAATAAAAAGATTGACAGCATGACAGTGGCTCTTCAACAAGCTTATCAAACATATCAACAACAAATTGAAAGCATGACACCTGAAGCCAGAGCAACAAGAGAACAAGAGATTGTTGGTCAACAACAAAAACTTGATCAATTCAGACAGTCAAAATACAATCAGCAAAATGGCGAACTTTATATTAAGCAAGAAGAAATGTTGGGTCCAATAAAACAAAACGTATTTGATGCAATCGATAAAGTTGCGAAAGAAGAAGGTATGAATTTTGTTTTTGATAAAGCCGGCGATGTTGTTCTCCTTTATGCCGACCAAGAATTCGATATTACCTTTAAAGTACTCGACAAACTCAAAAGAGGAAAATAATTTTTAGGTAATCAAAATGAAAAGACTATTAGTTGCATTAGTTCTATTAGGTTCAGCTTTTACATTGTCTGCCCAACTAAAAATTGGGTATGTTGATTCAAACACAATAATGTCTAAACTTCCGGACGCTACTGATGCGCAAGCCAGATTGGATGCCTTAATTGCCGAATGGCAAGAAGAACTCCGCAAGATGGAAGATGAATGGCAATCCAAATATAATGATTATGATCAACGTAAATTGATTATGAGTGATCAGAAAAGATCCGAGACTGAAAAAGAGTTAGTAGCTCTCGAGACTAAAATTACATCATATAGACAACAGAAGTTTGGACCTACCGGTGATCTCTTCAAAAAGCAGACCGAACTGATGGAGCCTGTACAGAACAAAGTATTTAATGTTATTCAGGAAGTGGCTGAGGATTTAGAACTAGATTTTGTATTCGATAAAAGTGGTGATATAATCTTTTTATATACTAAACCTGAGCATGATATTACTCCACTTGTTCTTGAAAAGTTGGAAATAGAACAATAAATTCCAATATGAAAATAAAAGTTACGGAAGCCGCCGATTTAGTCGGCGGTTTTATATTTGGAAATCCGGAATTAGAATTCGCCAACATAGCTAAAATCGAGGAAGCTGTTGAAGGCGATTTGACCTTTCTATACCACCCGACTTACTATAAATTTCTAAATACTACCCAAGCTTCGGTCGTTTTAATAAAAGATGATATTGAACGAACTCGAGAAGATATAACTTACATAGTCGTTAATAATCCTCAATCCGCACTTCAAAAAATTTTAACGCAGTATTTTACTTATAAAAATGAAATAGAAGGAATTCATCCAACAGCGATAATAGCAGAATCCGTAACACTTGGGACTAATGTCTCGATCGGTGCCAATGTTGTTATATCGAACGGATGCAAAATTGGTGATAACACAAGCATATTGCACAATACAGTAATACTCGAGAATGTTACGATTGGTAAAAATACACTTCTCTACCCAAATGTTTCTATAAGAGAAGGATGCAATATTGGTAACAATGTTATTATTCACTCGAGTACGGTAATTGGTTCAGACGGATTCGGTTTTACACCGGATGAAAGAGGTGTATATCAAAAAATACCTCAAATAGGAAATGTGATAATTGAAGATGATGTTGAACTCGGTTCAAATGTTTCCGTTGATCGCGCATCTTTTGGATCAACAATAATTAAAAAAGGTACCAAGATTGACAACTTAGTTCAAGTAGCTCATAATGTTATTATTGGTGAGAATACTGTGATTTCAGCTCAGACAGGAATTTCCGGGAGTACAAAAGTAGG
It contains:
- the bamA gene encoding outer membrane protein assembly factor BamA — protein: MAQFQRTNYKILGISVQGSESADPQTVIANSGLKVGDEIEIPGDQTVNAITRLWSLNIFSDIDIAIEKKIDDGVFLVIKVSEYPRVEKVLVSGNDELDDDEILEVGDFIRGQILRTQEIYKRITKIKKLYDEEGYLNAKITPQFFTYLRADTSGKQITVTWRNEKDFSWEIETEYDFNPNIPTRIIDRVINRKVLVYEIDEGDEVIVRKISFVGNEAFDDSDLKSTFDETTEAAWWRFWSSSNLKKEDLEKDKSLLKDFYNENGYRDFEILKDTLIYNENKTDVEVQISVFEGPQYKIRNVYWNGNTVYPDSVLSQRLNFSKGDVYNYTKFNQNLRFNENQTDVTAIYQDNGYLGFNLQTREEKVAADSLDIHVNIVEGNRFRVGQVSVEGNTKTKDKVIRRELYTVPGDYFSRNGIFRSIQQLSNLQYFNVEKLYTEGVDYRPANDSTVNLIYRVEEKSSDYLNASVGYSGSFGFSGAIGVTLTNFSIAEPFQLGGGQILNFNWQFGVGNYYRTFSFGFTEPWFLDTPTLVGFDLFDTRQRYIYDLRQSGITLKLGRRLTWPDNFFYVQGRFKFQYNDIIEGRGFYTEGLSRQYSVGATISRSDIDNPIFPSRGTKFSVSGELNGGPLLPGEVDYYKFEFGFEWYKRLFNSNRLTFYASANLGYMDELRAGTPINPFEYYFMGGNGLIIATTPLRGYDDRSVGPKNPNNLDDIIGGRVMTKYTAEIRAAITLDPIPLYFLTFVEAGNVFLDIPNTDFFELKRSVGVGARIMINPIGLIGFDFGYGFDRPSVDGQDPQWQFHFQFGRGF
- a CDS encoding OmpH family outer membrane protein; protein product: MKKVFLFSIVLLFMTVALTAQTTGLKVGFVDSQVILNQYPPAIKAQSDLDAMIQNWNKKIDSMTVALQQAYQTYQQQIESMTPEARATREQEIVGQQQKLDQFRQSKYNQQNGELYIKQEEMLGPIKQNVFDAIDKVAKEEGMNFVFDKAGDVVLLYADQEFDITFKVLDKLKRGK
- a CDS encoding OmpH family outer membrane protein codes for the protein MKRLLVALVLLGSAFTLSAQLKIGYVDSNTIMSKLPDATDAQARLDALIAEWQEELRKMEDEWQSKYNDYDQRKLIMSDQKRSETEKELVALETKITSYRQQKFGPTGDLFKKQTELMEPVQNKVFNVIQEVAEDLELDFVFDKSGDIIFLYTKPEHDITPLVLEKLEIEQ
- the lpxD gene encoding UDP-3-O-(3-hydroxymyristoyl)glucosamine N-acyltransferase; the encoded protein is MKIKVTEAADLVGGFIFGNPELEFANIAKIEEAVEGDLTFLYHPTYYKFLNTTQASVVLIKDDIERTREDITYIVVNNPQSALQKILTQYFTYKNEIEGIHPTAIIAESVTLGTNVSIGANVVISNGCKIGDNTSILHNTVILENVTIGKNTLLYPNVSIREGCNIGNNVIIHSSTVIGSDGFGFTPDERGVYQKIPQIGNVIIEDDVELGSNVSVDRASFGSTIIKKGTKIDNLVQVAHNVIIGENTVISAQTGISGSTKVGKNCMFGGQVGIVGHIEIADGTMIGAQSGVAKGIPKGGKYFGSPAREIGLTMRLEAHFKNLPSYVERIQKLEKKIEELTKQNPKEE